A genomic window from Bdellovibrio sp. SKB1291214 includes:
- the dnaE gene encoding DNA polymerase III subunit alpha produces the protein MSFVHLHVHSEYSLLEAACRVKAIAKKAAAMNMPAVALTDNGNMFGAVEFYFACKDNGVKPLLGLDAYLAPGSRLEKKQDRDQVAQGPRRLVFLAQNQKGYQNLCKLSTIGYQEGFYWKPRIDYEVIKEYNSDLICLTGGLRGEVAEAFMKEGADAALAKIRQLKEIFDDRLYLEMCRTGVPEWDQINPFLLEASKITGVPVVASNDVHYMTQDDQIAQEVLICIGTNKTLSDESRFRLGTDEFYFKKPEQMIDLFADVPEAISNTLQIADRCDVKFKLKDDAGKPIYHLPTFPTDEGVTLKEDIARRSKEGLLLRFQEAAERGEAVPEEKKPEYYTRLDYELGIIDRMGFNGYFLIVQDFIGWAKDNDIPVGPGRGSGAGSLVAYVLKITDLDPLPNFLLFERFLNPERISMPDFDIDFCQDRRQEVIRYVTQKYGQASVSQIITYGKLQTRAALKDVGRVLGMLFAEVDQVTKLIPDKLGISLKESLEMEPRLTEMMEMNPTVATLIDLAQRVEGMVRNAGIHAAGVIIGDGQLVKHAPLYKGADGEQVVQYDMKHAEKIGLIKFDFLGLKTLTHINMALKHIKKNRGKTITSRMIPMTDTATFEMMSRGDTAGVFQFEGEGITDATRKIRPSSFADITAITSLYRPGPMANIPDFTDRKHGKAPVEYLLEDTKEVLAETYGIMVYQEQVMGIASRIAGYSLGEADMLRRAMGKKIKEEMDQHRERFMKGAIERGHNKERSSDLFDLMYKFADYGFNKSHAAAYSVVTLQTAWLKCHYPVEFFAALLSTELSDTEKIVKYSKDAAKRGITVKSPHVNFSEYFFGAHGDEVYFGLGGIKGVGQNAVEAIVEARESLPDKKFNSLDEFFNAIDLRRVNKKVIECLIKAGAFDGFGAHRAQLIAGYQKFLDRAQGLQKDRELGQSSLFDLGPSTETVVKLDDVKPWSRTATLAYEKEVIGFYLSDHPLKGFDTLSEIFTNCKIIDLPAQMPAVGSPEWEAMQAAKKDWKNRDAAKKRVIVAGLITELRELITKKGTRMAFGKLEDLTGSVELVIFPDAFAKNGEMLKDERPMLIGGGLEVEEGVAKIMVDSVSPLEDILKKTKRMVFRLDRIPHEDYGRLQSLMKENPGPTAVSLEIDIPDVSRRVTMDVAEGSGVNVSNEFFEGVHSLFGRTDFIELR, from the coding sequence GCAACATGTTCGGCGCCGTTGAATTTTACTTTGCTTGTAAAGACAATGGCGTAAAACCTCTTTTGGGATTGGATGCGTATCTAGCTCCGGGTTCACGCCTGGAGAAAAAACAGGATCGCGATCAAGTGGCGCAAGGTCCACGCCGATTGGTTTTCTTAGCGCAAAATCAAAAGGGCTATCAAAATCTTTGTAAGCTTTCGACCATTGGTTACCAAGAGGGTTTCTATTGGAAGCCTCGTATCGACTATGAAGTGATCAAAGAATACAACTCTGATTTGATCTGTTTGACGGGGGGCCTGCGTGGTGAGGTTGCCGAAGCCTTCATGAAAGAGGGCGCCGATGCGGCGCTGGCAAAGATACGTCAACTTAAAGAAATTTTCGATGACCGCCTTTATTTGGAAATGTGCCGCACAGGCGTACCCGAGTGGGATCAAATCAATCCATTCTTGCTAGAAGCTTCGAAAATCACTGGTGTCCCTGTGGTTGCCAGCAATGATGTTCACTACATGACTCAAGATGATCAGATCGCTCAGGAAGTTTTGATCTGTATCGGCACCAATAAAACTTTGAGTGATGAAAGTCGTTTCCGCTTAGGAACGGATGAGTTCTATTTTAAGAAACCAGAGCAGATGATAGATCTGTTCGCAGACGTTCCTGAAGCTATCAGCAACACTTTGCAAATCGCTGACCGTTGCGATGTAAAATTCAAACTAAAAGACGACGCTGGTAAACCGATTTACCATCTTCCAACTTTCCCGACGGACGAAGGTGTTACTTTGAAAGAAGACATCGCTCGTCGTTCCAAAGAAGGTTTGCTTCTTCGTTTTCAAGAAGCAGCAGAGCGTGGTGAGGCAGTTCCTGAAGAGAAAAAGCCGGAATATTACACGCGTTTGGATTATGAGCTGGGTATCATTGATCGCATGGGATTCAATGGCTACTTCTTGATCGTCCAAGATTTCATTGGTTGGGCGAAGGATAACGACATCCCTGTCGGTCCCGGCCGTGGTTCGGGTGCCGGTTCCTTGGTCGCCTATGTTTTAAAAATTACGGATTTGGATCCACTTCCAAATTTCCTTCTGTTTGAGCGTTTCTTGAATCCAGAACGTATCTCTATGCCCGACTTCGATATCGACTTCTGTCAGGATCGCCGTCAGGAAGTGATTCGTTATGTGACACAGAAATACGGACAGGCTTCGGTTTCTCAGATCATTACCTACGGTAAACTGCAAACTCGTGCGGCGTTGAAAGACGTAGGCCGTGTGTTGGGAATGTTATTTGCGGAAGTAGATCAAGTAACAAAATTGATTCCGGATAAATTAGGTATTTCTCTTAAAGAATCTTTGGAGATGGAACCTCGTCTGACTGAGATGATGGAGATGAATCCTACGGTTGCGACTTTGATCGACCTTGCCCAACGTGTGGAAGGTATGGTTCGAAACGCAGGTATCCATGCCGCCGGCGTTATCATTGGTGATGGTCAATTGGTTAAGCATGCGCCTTTGTATAAGGGCGCCGATGGCGAGCAGGTCGTCCAATACGACATGAAGCACGCCGAGAAAATCGGTTTGATCAAGTTCGACTTCTTGGGGTTGAAAACCCTGACTCATATCAACATGGCTTTAAAGCATATCAAAAAGAATCGTGGCAAGACGATCACCTCGCGCATGATTCCGATGACCGACACGGCCACTTTCGAGATGATGTCACGTGGTGATACTGCTGGGGTGTTCCAATTCGAGGGTGAGGGCATCACCGATGCCACTCGTAAAATCCGTCCTTCATCATTTGCCGATATCACCGCCATCACGTCGTTGTATCGTCCAGGTCCAATGGCGAACATTCCAGATTTTACAGATCGTAAACACGGAAAAGCGCCCGTTGAATACTTGCTTGAAGACACCAAAGAGGTTTTGGCAGAGACCTACGGTATCATGGTTTATCAAGAGCAAGTTATGGGTATCGCCTCGCGAATTGCCGGCTACTCTCTGGGTGAAGCCGACATGCTTCGTCGTGCGATGGGTAAAAAAATCAAAGAGGAAATGGATCAGCACCGCGAACGTTTCATGAAAGGTGCTATCGAACGAGGCCATAATAAAGAACGCTCTTCTGATCTTTTCGATTTGATGTATAAGTTTGCGGATTACGGTTTCAATAAATCCCATGCCGCTGCTTATTCTGTGGTTACGTTACAGACTGCTTGGTTGAAATGTCATTATCCAGTGGAGTTCTTTGCAGCACTTCTGTCTACCGAGTTGTCTGATACAGAAAAAATCGTAAAGTACTCCAAGGATGCTGCAAAACGCGGAATCACAGTTAAGTCACCCCATGTGAATTTCTCTGAATACTTCTTTGGCGCCCACGGTGATGAAGTTTACTTCGGTCTGGGTGGTATTAAAGGCGTGGGACAAAATGCCGTTGAAGCGATTGTGGAGGCTCGTGAAAGCTTGCCTGATAAAAAGTTCAACTCTTTGGATGAATTTTTTAATGCCATCGATCTTCGTCGCGTGAATAAAAAAGTGATCGAGTGCTTGATTAAAGCCGGCGCCTTTGATGGTTTCGGTGCGCATCGCGCGCAGTTGATAGCAGGTTATCAAAAATTCCTAGATCGTGCTCAAGGTCTGCAAAAAGATCGCGAGCTGGGTCAATCTTCATTATTTGATTTAGGTCCATCTACTGAAACAGTGGTGAAGCTTGATGATGTAAAGCCATGGAGTCGTACCGCGACTTTGGCGTATGAAAAAGAAGTCATTGGGTTTTACTTGAGTGATCATCCTTTGAAAGGATTTGATACTCTTTCAGAGATCTTTACCAACTGTAAAATCATCGATCTGCCAGCGCAGATGCCAGCGGTGGGCTCTCCTGAATGGGAAGCAATGCAGGCAGCGAAAAAAGACTGGAAAAACCGTGATGCTGCGAAAAAGCGTGTCATTGTGGCGGGACTTATTACCGAGCTTCGTGAGTTGATCACGAAAAAAGGGACCCGAATGGCGTTCGGTAAGCTTGAAGATTTAACCGGATCGGTCGAACTTGTGATCTTCCCAGATGCGTTTGCAAAGAATGGTGAGATGCTTAAAGATGAAAGACCGATGTTGATCGGTGGGGGTCTTGAGGTCGAAGAAGGAGTCGCGAAAATTATGGTCGATTCGGTTTCTCCGCTTGAAGATATTCTTAAAAAAACCAAGCGTATGGTCTTTAGGCTAGATCGCATCCCGCATGAAGACTATGGTCGTTTACAATCTTTGATGAAAGAGAATCCAGGTCCAACGGCAGTCAGTCTAGAAATTGATATACCCGACGTCAGTCGCCGTGTGACAATGGACGTAGCCGAGGGATCCGGAGTCAACGTGAGCAACGAATTCTTTGAAGGGGTGCATTCCCTTTTTGGACGAACGGATTTTATTGAATTGAGGTAA
- a CDS encoding substrate-binding domain-containing protein, whose amino-acid sequence MRFIFALCLLMLVSSVSFAKDWKVAVLYWSMKIEGQVAMRKGLEEQVQIYNKENKGKSSINLIPFVAGEGRKGIENQAAQMQQALKEKPDVIVIQPTDNSTLASSLQEANSLKIPVIAYDQYIVNGELTAFITSANYRAGQDNGEFTSQFKPDQRIRIAVFEYPAVSSTTERVDGFFDSLRAQNAKFKVVGVYQAVDPESGRLAVKKFLKDFPDKNSVDVVFTVNDGGGLEIVKELQAKKRTEIKHVTFDGDPASVDNIRAGRSTVIDSAQFCGELGRETARTLVKVISGRSVERKIRVPTFPITKKTLNDYPGWMGVPKPEAAKKADRARPTIVPREEFDRNQKRIIRIGTTPLCPYICEKSPGVWTGYLFEILGEVSRDLGVELRLENVVTTRLKQGLETRKLDYIIAPEYLVRYMDDVLVVGPQLGVNYTGALFAKDKKTPHIIDNQSLENQKIIYSDFGLQDGRIEAEFTGHKINKLSGSDVVERMFRIVAQKRMDVALGDYNVLRYYQVRDKGQFTLYPTSITGFSFLVLVGLKKNPQVNLLGDGLNDWFVQSRKNTHLQEILGRYNLTDWSILTRD is encoded by the coding sequence GTGAGATTTATTTTTGCACTTTGTTTGTTGATGCTCGTTTCTTCAGTCTCTTTTGCCAAGGACTGGAAGGTCGCCGTTCTATACTGGAGTATGAAAATCGAAGGCCAGGTTGCCATGCGCAAGGGTCTCGAGGAACAAGTCCAAATCTATAATAAAGAAAATAAAGGCAAGAGCTCGATCAACCTTATCCCTTTTGTAGCGGGAGAAGGTCGTAAAGGTATCGAGAACCAGGCAGCGCAGATGCAACAGGCCTTAAAAGAAAAGCCTGATGTTATTGTGATTCAACCGACGGATAATTCAACACTGGCATCAAGTCTTCAAGAGGCCAATTCTTTAAAAATCCCTGTTATCGCATACGACCAATACATTGTGAATGGTGAGTTGACGGCTTTTATCACCAGTGCCAACTATCGTGCCGGACAAGACAATGGGGAGTTCACGTCTCAATTCAAACCGGATCAACGCATTCGCATTGCCGTCTTTGAATATCCAGCGGTTTCATCAACAACAGAACGGGTGGATGGTTTTTTTGATTCTTTGCGCGCACAAAATGCAAAATTCAAAGTGGTTGGAGTGTATCAAGCGGTCGATCCTGAATCGGGCCGTCTGGCTGTAAAAAAATTCCTCAAAGACTTTCCTGATAAGAACAGCGTGGATGTTGTTTTCACCGTGAACGATGGCGGTGGCTTAGAAATCGTTAAAGAACTTCAAGCCAAGAAACGCACAGAAATCAAACATGTGACCTTCGATGGAGACCCCGCATCTGTTGATAATATTCGCGCAGGCCGCTCTACCGTAATCGATTCCGCACAGTTCTGTGGAGAGCTGGGCCGAGAGACGGCAAGAACTTTGGTGAAAGTTATCAGCGGCAGATCTGTAGAACGCAAAATTCGCGTTCCAACATTTCCAATCACCAAAAAAACTTTAAATGATTATCCGGGTTGGATGGGTGTTCCTAAACCTGAAGCTGCAAAGAAAGCAGATCGTGCACGACCGACGATCGTTCCTCGTGAGGAATTTGATCGAAATCAAAAACGCATCATCCGCATCGGCACAACTCCCCTGTGTCCTTATATCTGTGAAAAAAGCCCGGGCGTTTGGACAGGGTATTTGTTTGAGATTCTAGGCGAGGTTTCTCGTGATTTGGGTGTTGAACTTCGTTTGGAAAACGTCGTGACGACTCGCCTGAAGCAAGGCTTGGAAACTCGCAAGCTTGATTACATCATCGCTCCTGAATACTTAGTACGCTATATGGATGACGTCTTGGTTGTGGGTCCTCAGTTGGGCGTGAACTATACGGGTGCATTGTTTGCTAAGGATAAAAAAACTCCGCATATCATCGACAATCAATCCCTTGAGAATCAAAAAATCATCTATTCTGATTTCGGTTTGCAAGACGGGCGTATTGAGGCGGAATTCACAGGGCATAAAATCAATAAACTGTCTGGTTCAGATGTCGTGGAGCGCATGTTCCGCATCGTGGCGCAAAAACGAATGGATGTGGCGTTGGGGGATTACAATGTCCTTCGCTATTATCAAGTGCGAGATAAGGGACAGTTCACTCTTTATCCAACCTCCATCACCGGCTTTAGTTTCCTGGTGTTAGTGGGACTTAAGAAAAATCCTCAGGTAAATCTTTTGGGAGACGGACTGAATGATTGGTTTGTTCAATCTCGGAAAAATACTCATCTTCAGGAGATTCTAGGTCGGTATAATTTAACCGACTGGAGTATCTTAACTCGCGATTAA